GCCGTTATCGCTCACGTTGACCACGGTAAAACTACACTTGTTGATGGATTATTAGAACAGTCTGGAACATACGGTGCTCATGAAGCACACTCTGAAAGAGCAATGGATAGTAATGATTTAGAAAAAGAGCGTGGTATTACGATTCTTTCTAAAAATACAGCTATTCGTTATAAAGACTACAAAATTAATATTATCGATACTCCGGGTCACGCTGACTTTGGTGGAGAAGTTGAACGTGTTCTTAAAATGGTTGATGGTGTTTTAGTTCTTGTTGATGCTTATGAGGGTGTTATGCCTCAAACTAAGTTTGTTGTTAAAAAGATGTTAGCACTTGGTAAAAAGCCAATTGTTGTTATCAATAAAATTGATAAACCTTCAGCTGATCCTGAGCGTGTTGTTGATGAGATGTTTGACCTATTTGCTGCAATGGATGCAACTGATGATCAACAAGATTTCCCAATTATTTATGCTGCTGCACGTGATGGTATGGCAAAATTGAATATGAGTGATCCTGATGGAGATTTTGGATGTATCTTTGATGCTATATTAGAGCATGTTCCTGAGCCAGAGGGTGATAGAGAAAACCATACACAAGCTCAAGTATTTACACTTGATTATGACAATTATGTTGGTAAGATAGGTATTTCTCGTATTTTTAACGGTGTTATTAGAAAAGGTGACAATATTATGCTTGCAAAAGCTGATGGCGCATTAGTTAAGGGTAAGATATCAAAACTTATAGGTTTTCATGGTCTTAACCGTATGGAAATTCAAGAGGCTGAAGCTGGTGACATCGTTGCATTTGCTGGTTTAGAGACTGTTGATGTTGGAGATACTGTTTGTGATCCTGCCAACCCAATGCCACTTGACCCAATGCACATCGAAGAGCCGACTCTAACTGTTGTTTTCGCTGTAAATGATTCTCCACTTGCAGGTCAAGAGGGTAAGCACGTTACTTCAAACAAACTAAAAGAGAGACTTGAGTTTGAGATGAATACAAATGTTGCGATGAAGCTTGAAGTTGTTGGAGAAGGTAAATTTAAAGTTTCAGGACGTGGAGAACTTCAGATTACTGTACTTGCTGAAAATATGCGTCGTGAAAATTTTGAGTTTAGTATCTCTCGTCCAGAAGTTATCGTTAAAGAGATAGAAGGTGTTAAATGTGAACCATTTGAACATCTTGTTATTGATGTACCTGAAGAGTTATCTGGTGGTGTTATTGAGCGTCTTGGTAAAAGAAAAGCTGAGATGAAATCAATGCTTCCAATGGGGCAAGGTTTCCAAAGAATTGAGTTTGAAATCCCAGCTCGTGCTCTTATCGGTTTCCGTGGTCAATTCTTAACAGATACTAAGGGTGAAGGTATTATGAATCACTCTTTCTTAGAGTTCCGTCCTTATTCTGGAACTGTTGAATCAAGATCTTATGGTGCATTAGTATCTATGACTCCAGGTTCTACTTTAGCATTTTCATTATTTGGTATTCAAGATCGTGGTGTTCTTTTTATCGGTGTTCAAACTGAAGTTTATGAAGGTATGATTATTGGTGAACATTCACGTTCAAATGATTTAGTTGTTAACCCTATTAAAGGTAAAGCACAATCAAATGTACGTTCATCAGGTGCAGATGAGGCTATTAAACTTATTCCACCACGTGACATGTCACTAGAGCGTGCACTAGAGTGGATTGAAGATGATGAGCTTCTTGAAGTAACTCCTAAATCTGTTCGTATCCGTAAAAGATATTTAACAGAAGCTGAAAGAAAAAGACACTCTCGTAAATAGTAGTAATTTCTACACTCTTCAATTAATATTTTCACATATGCCATATTTGTCATATGTGAAATCTCCTCATTTAATAAACTTTAATAAATTTTAATTATTATAAATATGATATACTTTTATAAAATAACTAAAAGGATAAATAATGGATGATTTAATATACCCAGCTTCTTTACTTGCAATTGTTATAACAGCTTTTAGTTTCTTCCAGAGTGGCAATACTAAGTTTGCTTTATTTGTATTGGCAATAGGTATTTATATTATATATTCTCATGAAACTGGGAATACAGCAACAGATTTTAAAAATAATATGATTAACTCAATAGATGAAAAAGCTACAGAGTTCAAGAAAACTGATGATACAGGAAGATATGACACATATAGTGCGAAAAAGCTGGTAGATAAGGGGAAATAATAATTAATTATTATTTCTCTTAAAATCTTTTTCTATAACCATGACAATATGGTTTTGTTCCCTTTTTATTGTAGTAGTTTTGATGGTCTTCTTCAGCCTTATAAAACTCTTGTTTTTCTAGTATTTTTGTAGCAATATCAAAACCATTCTGCTTAAGTTGAGAAATAAGCTCTCTTATTGTATTTTTTTCGTTTTCATTATTCACAAAAACTGCCGAGAGATACTGTTCTCCTATGTCTGGACCTTGACCATTAGCTTGAGTAGGATCGTGAATCTCAAAAAAAGTTTTTGCAATCATTTTGTAAGATATTTTTGAACTGTCATAAATTACTTCAACTGCCTCAAGATGCCCTGTATTGGAGCGAACTACCTCATAATAGCTTGGGTTTTTTACATGTCCGCCCATAAAGCCAGAGTGAACCTCTTTTACACCATCTAGTTTTTCTAAGTAGTATTCAACTCCCCAAAAACAACCACCAGCGAAATAAGCTTTTGATAGATTGTCTACTTTAGCATCATCTTTTTTGTTAAATTCTAATGAGATTGAATTTACACAGTGTCTAGTGTTTTTGTCAGTATAGCCTTCGCCTTCAAATACATGTCCCAGGTGTCCGCCACATTTTGCACAAACTATTTCAACACGTCTGCCATCTGCATCAGGAACTCTTTTTACAGCCCCAGCAATTGCATCATCGAAACTTGGCCATCCACAGCTGGATTTAAATTTATCATCCGATTTGTAAAGTGGTGTCTGACATATCTTACATGTATATACACCACCATCTGTTGTGTCGGTATATTTCCCCACAAAAGGTCTCTCTGTACCTTTGTTTATAAGTACATATTTCTCTTCTTCACTAAGCTGTTCTATCCTACCCTTCCAGGGTTTTAAATCAATTGCATTCATTGTTGTAATTAAAAGTATGAAAGATATAAAAAGTTTCATACATTATCCTTTATAATAATTTTATTGGACTATTATAAGAAAATATTGTTTTATTAAAGTATCGTTTTGAAATTTGTCACAAATATGTAAAGTTAAATTTATATAGAGATGGCTATAATCGTACACTAAAATTTAAGGGTGTGAGATGAATAGAAAAAAAATATATAATCCAGAATCTAAAGAAAATGTAAATGATAGAAAAATATTTGGTGGAGATCCGACAGGGATATTTGAGCTAAATAATATAAAATATCAGTGGGCATATAATCTTTGGGAAGTGATGTTGAACAACACTTGGTTCCCAAAAGAGGTCGATATGACTCGCGATGTTATAGACTATAAAAATATTACACAAGCAGAAAAAGATGCTTATGACAAAGCTCTTTCACAGCTGATTTTTATGGATTCTCTTCAAACAAATAATATAATGGATAATATAAACCCTTACGTAACATCTCCAGAAGTCAACCTTATACTTGTTAGACAATCATTTGAGGAGGCGCTTCACTCACAAAGCTATGCCGTTATGGTAGATAGCATATCTACAAACTCTGAAGAAATTTATGACCTTTGGCGTCGAGATATGATGCTAAAGACAAAAAATGATGCTATTGCCAGTATTTATGATGACCTCTCTTCAAACCCCACTGAGCACAATTTTGTAAAAGCTTGTTTTGCAAATCAAATCTTAGAGGGAATCTATTTCTATAGTGGCTTTGCTTATATTTACACGTTGGCTAGAAGTGGCAAAATGCTGGGTTCTGCACAAATGATTAGATTTATTCAAAGAGATGAAGTTACTCACTTGGTTCTTTTTCAAAACCTTATAAATACACTTAGAAAAGAGAGACCTGATTTATTTACTGATAAGCTCAAAGAAGAGGTTATAGCAATGTTTAAACAGGCTGTACAACTTGAAACAGATTGGGGCAGATACATAACACAAGGGCAAATATTGGGCTTAACTGACACTATTATTGAACAGTACATTCAATATCTTGCAGATGACAGACTAGCGTCTGTTGGTTTTGAGAAGCTTTACAATGTAACAAATCCTATTAAGTGGGTTGATGACTTCTCAAAATTTAACGACCAAAAAACAAACTTCTTTGAGGGAACTGTTGCTAATTACTCAAAAGGAAGCCTTACTTTTGATGATGATTTTTAGAAATCTCATCTTTAAGCGCTTTAAATAATACCTTATAAGTATAACGGCTAAAAAGGTACTCTTTAGCGTTAAAAAGAGTCTCAAACATAATTTTCCATAGTGTTGAAAAGTTTTCATCACTACGAACACTGCAAAGCTGAATTTGCATCTCATACTCTATTTTGGCTAACTCTTTTGCGTGATGAACATAGTTTTTTATCAGAGTGTAATTAACACCAGTTTCTCTGATATCCTCAATCAATCTAATAATAGAAGCTTCTTTTTCAGTAAAATCATCATCTGCTAGCGGTACAAGTACGCCGTCACTTAGAAGTTGTTCTAAAAGTTTAATATCAAAGTCATAATGCTCTATAAATTGCTCTTTAGTATAGTGTTTAGCCCCTGCAGGTATAGCGCTTAGTGTTTGCATAAGTGGGGCTAACATTGAAAATGAACTTGAAAGAGATTGGTTTTTATGTTGCAGGGCAGTTTTTATCTGCTCATTTGAGCTTCCCAGCTCTTGCTTCATATATTTTATGTACTTAATCAGTTCTACATGTTCTTCACTATATCTGTGTACATTTGATTTAAATTTTTTTGCTTCAGGAAGTAAACCTTCTCTTATATAGTAAAGAATCGTTGATTTTGGTACATCTGTTTGTGTGACTATTTCTGATATTTTATATTCCATCTATTAGCCTATTAATATTGATATAAGAATTATACCCTATAATTTTAACGTTAAGTAGTACTTAACGTTTTTCAAACAAAGGATTAAATAATGCCTCGTTCAATACCTTGGTGGGTTGGTGGTATAGCCATGAGCTTACTGTTTTTTATTAGTTTTTCAGTTTGGGGTGCAGATAGACCAATCGGCGCTTCTACTGGGATGAGTTACCTTGCAAACTTAATTTTTGGTCTTGATGCCGAGGACCATAAATATGTTGCAATTATACAGGAGAGTGGTGCCTGGGAAGGTGTAATGCTTATTGGTGTATTTTTTGGTGGACTATTTATGTCTGTCTTTGTTACAAAAACGTTTCGCATTAGCTACATACCTACACTTTGGAAGGAGCGTAAAAATAGCTCTGTTAAATCTCGAATGGTTTGGAGTTTTATAGCAGGTTTTATGCTGGTTTTTGGAGCACGCTTAGCTGGTGGATGTAATGCTGGACATATACTCTCAGGTGGTTCACAAATAGCAGTTAGCGGGATTATATTTGCTGTTGTTGCATTAGGTACAGGAATGATAACAGGTAGATTTTTTTATAAGAAAAAGAGGTGTAGAGAATGTTAGATCGTATTTCAAATATGTTTAGCCTTGTAGCAAATCAAGCACATGGTTCTGTATGGCTTGTACTTTTTATAGGTTTTTGTTTTGGTGCAATTATTCTTTATTCACGTCTTGATAAGTTTGAAAAAATGGCCGGTTTTATGATTTTTGAGGATACTTTAGTTCCAAGAATGGCAATGACTACTGTTGCATTATCAAGCATAGGTTTTTACTTTTTAGTTGATTCTGGTTATGCTAGTTATGCTATCAAACCTACTATTTTAGGTGGCCTGATTGTTGGCGCAATAATCTTTGGTATTGGTTTAGTTATATTAGGAAAATGCCCATCAGCATTTTTTGTTTCAGTTTCAGAAGGTCGCGTTGATACTTTTGTTGGTGTTGTTGGAGGTATGGTTGGTGGAGCGGTTTTTACTCTTGTTTATCCGTGGATTGAAAATATTATAGGACCCAATTTGGGTAAGATAAGACTATCCGATGTATTTGGCGGATACGACTTGGCGATTGTTCTTGTATTAAGTAGTGTACTTTTGATAACAGCTTATCTTCTTCCAACCATTAATTATGAAGACCCTGCTGATAATAGAGAAACCAGAGTAAAATAGTTGAATAAAACATTATCTAAGAAATAAACTCTATAATTATAAAACGATAAGTCAAACTTAATGTTTTGGCAATAATTTTTAAATAACAAAGGAAAAAAAATGGCACATATAAAACTACCGGAATTTGAAGATATGAGTCCTGCAATTCAAGATAAAGCTCGTCCAATTTTAGAAAAAACAGGCAAACTAGGTGAAATATTTAAACTAATGGCACTTGATGATAAAATATATTTTGCAACAGACGGGATGATTCAAAAGTATCTACTTGATGAAACAACATTGTCTTATGATATTAAAGAGTCAATTGCACTTCTTATATCAGTAGAAAATGGCTGTAAAATGTGTGTTGATGTACATAAAGGTATCGCAGAAATGCTTGGACTATCAGATGAGAGAATAGCAGAAGTTTTACAAGGTGTTGATGCTATCAATACTGATGATAAAGAAAAAGCTCTTTTAAATTTTTGTATTAGAGCCTCTAAAAAAGATAACTACAAAGTACTTAAAAGTGAAATTGATGCACTGAAAGATATGGGTTATAGTGATGTTCAAATAGTTGAGGCAGTAGCAATAACAGGATACTTCAACTATATAAACACGCTATCAAATGTTTTTGCTTTAGGTCAATAAAAGATTATGAAATATATATTTTTAGCACTTATACTACTCTCTGGTATAGTTCAAGCAAAAGAGTTCAAAGCTGTTTTTGACTGCAGTTCGAAGAACAGCGGATACATTGTTAGCCGTATGTTTTTAATCGAGAGAACTATAGATATGATTGAGGAAAAAGGCGATAGCGTGAAATTTGCCATTACGATTCACGGCAGTTGCGCCCCTATAGTTTCAAAAAATATAGATGAGATTATAATGGATGATGCAGAGTTGGCAAATATGCAAAAAGCAAGAGAACAACTTGAGAGATTAGCTACTAAAAAAGGTGTTGATGTAACTGTTTGCGCGATGAGCCTAAATGCCAATACAATAGATAAAGATTATGTTCTCCCTTTTGTTAAAATATCAGAAAACAGTTTTATTGATACAATTGGTTATCAAAATGATGGCTATGCTCTTATGACATTTAAATAAGGATAAATATAATGGTAAAAAAAATTGTTACATACCCGACAACTCCAAGTTTGGAATTTGGTGCAAATGTTAGATTCTTTAATGATGAGCTATTCGCAATTGTCCAAGATTTAAAAGATACAATCCAAGCGAATGATTTAGATGCACTTGCGGCATTTCAGATAGGTTCACCACTCTCCGTTGTAGTAGTAAAAAAAGATGGCGAGTTTATAGAGTTGGTAAATCCGAGAGTTTTAAAAAGAGAAGGGAGTATTACGCCGGTTGAGACTACAGCCTATTTCCCCGGTATGAGTGCTAAAACAATAAGATATAAAAAAATCACCCTTATGTATGAGGACAGAAGTGGCAATCAGCAATTTTTAGAGGCTGATGGGGAGTTAGCCATAACTATTCAGAGAAAAATTGATTATGTTTTTGGCTCAAACTTTCGAGTAAGACTTGATGAGGCTGAGAAAAAACTTTTTGATTCAAAGCTGGAGTTTGGAACGGATGCGATTACGCAAAACGATTGTCCGACAGTGTTTAAAAGAGATAGAATACTTCAAGCTTTTAAATATCTTTTCATTTTTGGAATTATTGGTGTAGTATCGAGCTTTTTTATGAGTGATGAGAGTTTAAAGAGTTTGGTAACAGTAGAAAATTATATTATGATTTTAATGAGTTTTCTTATTGTTATTTATTTCTTATATGCGCAATATGAAGGGAAACAATATAAGCACTGCACCTCTTGTCAGATTGGAAATATAATAGGCACCACAATAGTTTTATTAATGAAGCTAACGGTACTTTTTTTAGCATACTATTTTATAATTTAAAGATATAATAATATACTAAATTCCTATCGGAGAGTAATATTATTAAAGAAAATATATCTAAAAGCGGTGAGTACAAACTCTGCTCACTACTTTTTGACACTACTAACAACTATAACACTAACCTGCAAACACTTTTAGAACTTATAAGTAAAACGGATGAAAAATCATTAATAGTCGCACCTGAAGTTTGTTTGACATCTTTTGATTATGAGAATATTGAAAAGGTGGTAGAGTTTTCACATGTAGCAAATGAAGCATTGATTAAAGCTTCAAAAAACAAAATAATTATAGCAACTATGATTGAGAAAAAAGATGGTGAAGTCTTTAATTTTGCTAAAATTTTTCACAATGGCGAGATAGTTCACACTCAAGCAAAAGCGAGACTGTTTCGTTTTGGTGATGAACATAAGTACATGTCGCAAGGTGAAGATAAAGATATTAAGATTGTTGAAGTTGACGGGATTAAAATAGGGATTTTAATCTGTTTTGAACTTCGCTTTAAAGAGTTGTGGCTTCGTCTTGAGGGGTGTGACGTTATAGCCGTTCCGGCTTGGTGGGGTGTTTTAAGAACTCAGCACTACAAAACACTAACACAAGCTCTTGCTATAATCAATCAGTGCTATGTCGTTGCAAGCGACTCTCTTAATAAAGAGTGCAGTAAAATGAGTGGTATTATAAAGCCACAAGGTGAAGTTGAGCTAAATGGGAATAAGCCTTGCTTAGAAGTGCCATATGATAAAAAAGAAATTGCCACAATGAGGCGATATATGGATGTAGGTATTGGATAGAATTACAGCAACAAAGACAGCTCGATTAGCAAACGATTGCCACCAAATATTTTCACTTGATGATGATGTAAAAGAGGCTATTTCCAGAACCAATAGAGAAGAGTTTGTGCCAATCGGTTTTAAACACAATGCCTATAAGTTAGATGCTCTTCCTTTGGGTTCATCACAATGGATAAGTTCACCTCTAACAGTTGCTAAAATGACCCAGTATTTAGAGACCAAGGGTGCAGATAGAGTTTTAGAAGTAGGGTGCGGAAGCGGTTATCAGGCTGCAGTTTTATCGCATCTGTTTCGCGGGGTGTTTACTATTGAGAGAATAGAGCCTTTGATGATAGAAGCAAAACTGCGCTTTAGAAAACTTGGAATTAACAATATTCACACAAGAACAGATGATGGACAAAACGGCTGGATTCAGTATGCTCCGTACGATAGAATTCTTTTCTCTGCAACCGCAAAAGAGGTTCCGCAAAAACTTTTTGAACAACTGCGTGATGGCGGGATATTAGTAGCTCCGATGCAGGTTGGATTAAAGCAGGTCATAACACGTTTTAGAAAAATAGGAGACTCCGTAGAGAGAGAAGAGTTGGAAGAGTGCGATTTTGTACCTATATTGGACGGGGTGCAGAAGTAATATAAATGAAACTATTTTTTGCAGCACTTCTTTTAGCTCTCTGCCTTGACGCCTCAACAAAGTTTGAGGATGCTCACGCTGTATATAAAAAGGGTGACTTCAAAAAATCATTTGAAATGTTTAAAAAACTGGCAAAAGATGACTCAGATGCCGCATATATTTTAGCTTACATGTACGAACAAGGCGAAGGGCATGAAGTAGACAAAGAAGAGGCTTCAAAATGGTATAAAATTTCATCTGAGAGTTACTACAAGCAAGCTAAATACAACTATAGCAGAGAGATAGAAAAAGAGCAAAAAAAATTATACACTTCTTTAGACAGACTAGATCAAAATGAAACAGAAGATACAATAAGGCAATACTCACAATCTCTTTATAATTTCAAAGCTCATAATGCCAACTATTTTTTGCCTATAAGTTACAGATATGACGGTGACTATGCAAATACGAACGGACATAAAGCAAAAGAGATAGAGACAGAGTTTCAAATTAGCGTTAAGTTTGATGTGGCAGCAAATATCCTTGGTCTCAACGAGATATACTCAATTGCTTATACCCAAAAGTCATTTTGGCAGTTTTATTCAGATTCGGCTTTTTTTAGAGAAACAAACTATAACCCTGAGGTTTTTGTTATGTTTCCAACCTCAGAGTTAAGCGATGGAAGGCTTATAAAGTCCATACGATTAGCAATTGCACATGAATCAAACGGAAGAGGCGGGGACGAAGAGCGCTCATGGAATTTTTTTAGTGGCAGCTTCTTGCTTCAGTATAAAACCTTGTTTGCAGAGTTGAAACTTTGGACAAGATTACCAGATACTAATGACTACAACCCTGATTTGATAGATTACATGGGACACGGTCATATAAAGTTTATGGTCCCATATAAAAAACATCTTTTAGAATTGAAGTTGAAATACAGTTATAGTAATAAAGGGGCTGCAGAGATAAACTACAGTTATCCCGCTTTTGGCAGAGATGATCTTTTTTTATATGTAAAACTATTCAGTGGATATGGTGAGAGTCTTATTGATTATAACAATCGCATAAAAAAGTTTGCAATTGGGTTTAGCATCTCAAGGTAGCAGATATATACTAAGTTTATTATTGTAAAATGTCAATCAATATAATATAGGATAGATTATGGAAGATATGTATGGCATAAAGTATTCAAAACCTGAAGTAGTCTTAATGCAAGAGACAGGTATTGGTGTGGCTGAAGCAGCGGCTAGAACTTGTTATGACTCGTTTGAGAACAGTGAAAATGAGGCTATAAAATATATTGAAAATCACATGCCGGATGATTCTACATGTAGAAAAATAAATGATATTGAAGAATCAAATCTTTTAGATGATTTGGCTTGGACATATTTTCACCACTCAATCTTAGAACATGCAAATCTTAGTTTTTTGATACGCTCAACTTCAAGGGGTGTTCTTCAAGAGCATGCTCGCCACCGCATACAAGCTATAAGTGTAAGAAGCACCAGATATACGATGAGTTCTATCATAAACGCATTCACGGCATCGCAAACTTCTGACAGTAAAGATTTTTTTGTAGAGAAAGTTTTAGGCTTTAATATGTTTGTAACTCAAGATGAAGAGTATAACAAAATCGAAATAGGTGCTATTTATGATAAGCTAAAATATCAATCATCAAAAGTGGATAATTTTGATGATATAGCAGTAGCAAAAAGCTCATTGGAATTTTTACAAGAGTTCAAAGGTGATTCAGAGGCACTTTTTTCTGCTTTAGAATCAGGGAAAAAGAAACGTAATGTCGGTGATGCTTTTAAGCATATAATAACAGACAATGTAAAAGTTGATATGGTTGTTACATTCAATCTCAGAAGCCTTAAAAACTACCTTACACTTAGAGACAGCGGTGCTGCATTTTTTCAAATAAGATGGCTGGCACAAGAGATGATGCGAAAAACACCATCAAAATATTTAGATTTAATTATTAAAAGGAAGTAGTTCATATGAAAAAATATATTTTAATATCTGGTTTTTTATTTGCTGTGTTATTCAGTGGATGTTCATATTTTAAAGTAAATGCTGCAATGTGTGATCAGATTGCAAAAGAGCCTAACGCTGTTATACCTCAAGAGTGCAGAAATTACAGTGAAGCAGATGCTCAAAAAGCATTTGATAAAACTAAGACTAAAACATCTACGCAGTTGAAAGATGATATAGAGTTTCATAAAGAGGGGAAATAGATGAGTATAGTAAAAGAGTTACAAAGCAGAAGTGGCGGCGTATGTGAGTTATGCGGAGGGAGTGACGGGCTGACTGATTTTGAAGTTGCACCCTCTGATGGAAGCAGTGAAACATCTGTTTGTATATGCTCTACATGTAGAGCTCAAATAGAGAATCCTGACAGCATGGATGAGAACCATTTTAACTGCTTAAATGACAGCATGTGGAGCGAAATTCCCGCTGTAAAAGTTTTAACTTTTAGACTTTTAAGTTTACTCAATCGCCAAGATTTAATGGATATGATGTATCTTGAAGAGATCGAAAGAGCTTGGGCAGAATCCGGTATAGGCAGTAAATCATCGGTAGTTCATAAAGACTCTAACGGGGTTGTACTTCAGGCTGGTGATACAGTTGTAATCATAAAAGATTTAGAGGTTAAGGGTGCAGGTTTTACAGCAAAGCGTGGTACAGCAGTTAGAAATATTTCATTGGTTCATGATGATGCGGAGCATATAGAAGGTCGCGTAAACGGAACAAAGATTTTTATTCTTACAAAGTTTCTTAAAAAATCATAATCTGATTTATTAATACCCATAAAGAGATAAATGAATCCTCTAAAATCTATAGCACTAAACATATCAATTCCTATACTGATATCTTTGGTGTTTGCGTTGATTGTTTTTAATGAAACAAAAATCCCGACCGCAATAATTGAATTAGTCCCGTATCTTTTTTATGCCATGAGTGCGCTCATAATATGGGTATCATGGCATTTTAACCGTAACAGATTTATCTTTGTTATAGTGCCGCTTCTTTTTATGCAAATTGGATTTGAATACCTAGGTGCTGCAAAAGCAACAGATTTGTTTTTGTATGTTTCACTTCTTTATCCTCTGCATATTCTTGTTTTTTTATTATTAAGAGAGAGAGGACTATTCTCAATCTGGGGCATTTTCAAGATTGTTTTTTTTGTTGTTGAGATAACAGCCGTCTTATATTTTATTTATTATCCCAATGCGGAGCTACTGGAAATGTTAAAGATAAAAATATTTGCAATATCTTTTTATCCGCTTAAAGATTTATCTGTAGCTATTGGTATTTTTGTAATGTTTATTATGAGTGCGTTAGTGATATTTAATAGACTGCTGATGTACAATAGCTCATTTTTAATTTTGACAATTACCTTTTATGGCGGCCTATACTTTATAAAAACGCAATATGTGAATGATCTTTCTCTCTTGGCTATAAGTGTGATTATCTTTGCTCTTCTTATCAGAGAGTCTTACCGCTTGGCTTTTTACGACGAACTTACATCCTTGCCAGGGAGAAGAGCGTTGGTCGAAGATATGGCAAAACTTGGTATAAGATATTCACTTGCTATGATAGATATAGACCATTTTAAAAAGTTTAACGATACATACGGACATGATACCGGCGATGAAGTCTTGAAGATGGTTGCATCAAAATTGTCAAATGTGACCGGCGGTGGAAAAGCTTACAGATATGGAGGAGAGGAGTTCGTACTACTCTTTCCATCAAAAGACTCAGGTGAGTCCTACACTCATACAGATATATTAAGGGATATAATTGCCAAAAGCCCTTTTAAAGTCAGAAACAAAGAGAGCTTTAAAGAGATATATATAAATATATCAGCTGGGGTCGTACAAAAAGCTTCAAAAGAGAGTAACCCGTTTACAGTTATGAAAAGAGCTGACAATGCTCTTTACAAGGCTAAAAAAGCTGGTAGAAACCAGGTAATAAAAGCATAAAAGGCACTATTGATATGCAAGCACATAATAGATTTTACAAGATAGATAAAGATTTTAGAAACCCTTATGCAAGAGACAGAGACAGAATTATTCACTGTGGAAGTTTTAGAAAACTAGAGTATAAAACGCAGGTTTTTTTAAACCAAGACG
The sequence above is drawn from the Candidatus Sulfurimonas baltica genome and encodes:
- a CDS encoding carbon-nitrogen hydrolase family protein, encoding MQTLLELISKTDEKSLIVAPEVCLTSFDYENIEKVVEFSHVANEALIKASKNKIIIATMIEKKDGEVFNFAKIFHNGEIVHTQAKARLFRFGDEHKYMSQGEDKDIKIVEVDGIKIGILICFELRFKELWLRLEGCDVIAVPAWWGVLRTQHYKTLTQALAIINQCYVVASDSLNKECSKMSGIIKPQGEVELNGNKPCLEVPYDKKEIATMRRYMDVGIG
- a CDS encoding GGDEF domain-containing protein; protein product: MNPLKSIALNISIPILISLVFALIVFNETKIPTAIIELVPYLFYAMSALIIWVSWHFNRNRFIFVIVPLLFMQIGFEYLGAAKATDLFLYVSLLYPLHILVFLLLRERGLFSIWGIFKIVFFVVEITAVLYFIYYPNAELLEMLKIKIFAISFYPLKDLSVAIGIFVMFIMSALVIFNRLLMYNSSFLILTITFYGGLYFIKTQYVNDLSLLAISVIIFALLIRESYRLAFYDELTSLPGRRALVEDMAKLGIRYSLAMIDIDHFKKFNDTYGHDTGDEVLKMVASKLSNVTGGGKAYRYGGEEFVLLFPSKDSGESYTHTDILRDIIAKSPFKVRNKESFKEIYINISAGVVQKASKESNPFTVMKRADNALYKAKKAGRNQVIKA
- a CDS encoding FAD-dependent thymidylate synthase is translated as MEDMYGIKYSKPEVVLMQETGIGVAEAAARTCYDSFENSENEAIKYIENHMPDDSTCRKINDIEESNLLDDLAWTYFHHSILEHANLSFLIRSTSRGVLQEHARHRIQAISVRSTRYTMSSIINAFTASQTSDSKDFFVEKVLGFNMFVTQDEEYNKIEIGAIYDKLKYQSSKVDNFDDIAVAKSSLEFLQEFKGDSEALFSALESGKKKRNVGDAFKHIITDNVKVDMVVTFNLRSLKNYLTLRDSGAAFFQIRWLAQEMMRKTPSKYLDLIIKRK
- a CDS encoding DsrE family protein, translated to MKYIFLALILLSGIVQAKEFKAVFDCSSKNSGYIVSRMFLIERTIDMIEEKGDSVKFAITIHGSCAPIVSKNIDEIIMDDAELANMQKAREQLERLATKKGVDVTVCAMSLNANTIDKDYVLPFVKISENSFIDTIGYQNDGYALMTFK
- a CDS encoding protein-L-isoaspartate(D-aspartate) O-methyltransferase, coding for MDRITATKTARLANDCHQIFSLDDDVKEAISRTNREEFVPIGFKHNAYKLDALPLGSSQWISSPLTVAKMTQYLETKGADRVLEVGCGSGYQAAVLSHLFRGVFTIERIEPLMIEAKLRFRKLGINNIHTRTDDGQNGWIQYAPYDRILFSATAKEVPQKLFEQLRDGGILVAPMQVGLKQVITRFRKIGDSVEREELEECDFVPILDGVQK
- a CDS encoding peptide deformylase, encoding MVKKIVTYPTTPSLEFGANVRFFNDELFAIVQDLKDTIQANDLDALAAFQIGSPLSVVVVKKDGEFIELVNPRVLKREGSITPVETTAYFPGMSAKTIRYKKITLMYEDRSGNQQFLEADGELAITIQRKIDYVFGSNFRVRLDEAEKKLFDSKLEFGTDAITQNDCPTVFKRDRILQAFKYLFIFGIIGVVSSFFMSDESLKSLVTVENYIMILMSFLIVIYFLYAQYEGKQYKHCTSCQIGNIIGTTIVLLMKLTVLFLAYYFII
- a CDS encoding phospholipase A gives rise to the protein MKLFFAALLLALCLDASTKFEDAHAVYKKGDFKKSFEMFKKLAKDDSDAAYILAYMYEQGEGHEVDKEEASKWYKISSESYYKQAKYNYSREIEKEQKKLYTSLDRLDQNETEDTIRQYSQSLYNFKAHNANYFLPISYRYDGDYANTNGHKAKEIETEFQISVKFDVAANILGLNEIYSIAYTQKSFWQFYSDSAFFRETNYNPEVFVMFPTSELSDGRLIKSIRLAIAHESNGRGGDEERSWNFFSGSFLLQYKTLFAELKLWTRLPDTNDYNPDLIDYMGHGHIKFMVPYKKHLLELKLKYSYSNKGAAEINYSYPAFGRDDLFLYVKLFSGYGESLIDYNNRIKKFAIGFSISR
- a CDS encoding PhnA domain-containing protein, with protein sequence MSIVKELQSRSGGVCELCGGSDGLTDFEVAPSDGSSETSVCICSTCRAQIENPDSMDENHFNCLNDSMWSEIPAVKVLTFRLLSLLNRQDLMDMMYLEEIERAWAESGIGSKSSVVHKDSNGVVLQAGDTVVIIKDLEVKGAGFTAKRGTAVRNISLVHDDAEHIEGRVNGTKIFILTKFLKKS